In Mucilaginibacter celer, one DNA window encodes the following:
- a CDS encoding N-acetylglucosamine kinase translates to MIIIADGGSTKTNWCLVTEEGKKVYFNTEGYNPYFSGTEYIIQSLNESLPTDLEKDQITEVNYYGAGCSTPEMRKIVEEAMKVVFSKSKVYIGHDLLAAARALLGNTEGFAAILGTGTNTCIYDGKEVVQNIDSGAYILGDEGSGCYIGKKLLTDYLRGYMPEPVRNLFWETYKLTPDDINEQVYTQPRANRFCASFSKFVYDNNVHIEYSRNLVRTSFEDFFRNLVTHYPDYQKYTFNCIGSVGYNFRNVLEEVVTENGMVVGNIIRSPIDNLVKFHLELAPSSL, encoded by the coding sequence ATGATCATAATTGCTGACGGTGGCTCAACCAAAACCAATTGGTGCCTGGTTACCGAAGAGGGAAAAAAAGTTTACTTTAATACAGAGGGTTATAACCCCTACTTTTCAGGTACAGAGTATATCATACAATCGCTTAATGAAAGCCTGCCTACCGATCTTGAAAAAGACCAGATTACCGAAGTAAATTACTACGGTGCCGGCTGCTCAACGCCCGAGATGCGTAAGATTGTTGAAGAAGCCATGAAGGTGGTTTTCTCAAAATCGAAAGTTTACATCGGTCATGATTTATTGGCTGCAGCACGTGCTTTGTTAGGTAACACCGAAGGCTTTGCTGCTATTTTAGGCACGGGCACCAACACCTGCATTTATGATGGTAAAGAAGTTGTGCAAAATATCGACTCGGGTGCTTATATTTTAGGTGATGAAGGCAGCGGTTGCTACATCGGCAAAAAGCTGTTAACGGATTATTTACGTGGTTACATGCCCGAGCCTGTGCGTAACCTGTTTTGGGAAACTTACAAACTTACTCCTGATGATATCAACGAGCAGGTTTACACCCAACCACGTGCCAACCGTTTTTGCGCAAGCTTCAGCAAATTTGTTTACGATAACAACGTACATATCGAATACTCACGCAACCTGGTTCGCACCTCGTTCGAAGATTTTTTCCGTAACCTGGTAACTCACTACCCTGATTATCAGAAATACACTTTTAACTGTATCGGTTCGGTAGGTTACAACTTCCGTAACGTACTGGAAGAGGTTGTTACCGAAAACGGCATGGTTGTAGGCAACATCATCCGCTCGCCTATAGATAACCTGGTGAAATTCCATTTGGAGCTGGCACCGAGCTCGTTGTAA
- a CDS encoding NrtR DNA-binding winged helix domain-containing protein, which translates to MELMLPKFDSVFSIDCVIFGFEAGELKILLIERNEEPYKDWLALPGYIVEQDESIDDAAERILYELTGLRDMHMQQFHTFGEVNRHPQGRVITVAYYALIRINGQKELRPVTQYAKKAFWHPVSELPKLAFDHSEIFKTGFNKIKRRLHYQPIAFELLPEKFTLTQLQSLYEAVLDKKLDKRNFRKKMLSYGFLKELDEKQKGVSYRAAKLYKFDKRKYGKIFQGEMNLV; encoded by the coding sequence TTGGAATTAATGTTACCCAAGTTTGACTCCGTATTCTCGATAGACTGCGTGATATTCGGCTTTGAAGCCGGCGAGCTTAAAATTTTGCTCATTGAGCGAAACGAAGAGCCATATAAAGACTGGCTGGCGCTGCCCGGCTACATTGTTGAGCAGGACGAGAGTATTGACGATGCTGCCGAGCGCATCCTGTATGAGCTTACAGGCCTGCGCGATATGCACATGCAGCAGTTCCACACCTTTGGCGAGGTAAACCGTCACCCGCAGGGCCGCGTAATTACGGTAGCCTACTATGCGCTTATCCGCATAAACGGCCAAAAGGAGCTACGCCCGGTAACCCAGTACGCCAAAAAAGCCTTCTGGCACCCGGTAAGCGAGCTGCCTAAACTGGCTTTTGACCATAGTGAGATTTTCAAAACCGGCTTTAACAAAATTAAACGCCGCCTGCACTATCAACCCATAGCTTTTGAGCTGTTGCCCGAGAAATTTACACTTACCCAACTGCAATCGCTTTACGAGGCTGTACTGGATAAAAAATTGGATAAACGCAACTTCCGCAAAAAAATGCTGAGTTATGGCTTTTTAAAAGAGCTGGATGAAAAGCAAAAAGGGGTATCATACCGCGCCGCCAAGCTGTACAAATTTGATAAACGTAAGTACGGGAAGATTTTTCAGGGAGAGATGAATTTGGTTTGA
- the pfkA gene encoding 6-phosphofructokinase, whose product MRKISKIGVLTSGGDAPGMNPCIRAVVRTALYNGLEVVGIRQGYKGLIDNDMYEMNKRSVSNILNLGGTILKTARCLPFKTDEGMEIAYQNAKERGIDALVVIGGDGTFTGALRFSRKYPDIAVMGVPGTIDNDLCGSTYTLGFDTATNTVIEAIDKIRDTADAHDRLFFIEVMGRDSGAIALRAGISCGAEAILLPERTTAIDDLIQNLKEGHMNKKSSSIVIVAEGDKNGVWDVAKAVQQEVKNYDIKVTILGHLQRGGSPSSFDRILGSRLGFAAVNALIAGESQKMVGLQANQILMTDLEQALNHHEFKLEDDLLQMMDILSI is encoded by the coding sequence ATGCGTAAAATATCAAAAATAGGGGTTTTAACCTCGGGCGGCGATGCACCCGGAATGAACCCTTGTATACGAGCTGTTGTTAGAACAGCCCTGTATAACGGGCTGGAAGTTGTAGGGATAAGGCAAGGTTATAAAGGCCTTATTGATAACGACATGTACGAGATGAACAAACGCTCGGTAAGTAACATCCTTAACTTAGGCGGCACCATTTTAAAAACAGCGCGCTGCCTGCCCTTCAAAACTGATGAGGGGATGGAGATAGCTTACCAAAACGCCAAAGAACGCGGCATTGATGCCCTGGTGGTTATTGGCGGCGACGGTACTTTTACAGGTGCGCTCCGTTTCTCTCGTAAATACCCTGATATCGCCGTAATGGGCGTACCGGGCACTATTGATAACGACCTTTGCGGTTCAACCTATACCCTTGGCTTTGATACCGCTACCAACACGGTTATCGAGGCTATCGATAAGATCCGTGATACTGCCGATGCGCACGATCGTTTGTTTTTTATCGAGGTAATGGGGCGCGATTCGGGCGCTATTGCTTTGCGTGCGGGGATTTCATGCGGTGCGGAGGCTATTTTATTGCCCGAGCGTACTACCGCTATTGATGATCTGATCCAGAACCTGAAAGAGGGCCACATGAACAAAAAATCATCAAGCATTGTAATTGTTGCCGAAGGTGATAAAAACGGCGTTTGGGATGTGGCAAAGGCTGTACAGCAGGAAGTTAAAAATTACGATATAAAAGTTACTATATTAGGCCACTTGCAACGCGGCGGCAGCCCATCAAGTTTCGACCGTATTTTGGGTAGCCGTTTGGGCTTCGCGGCGGTTAACGCTTTAATAGCCGGCGAATCGCAAAAAATGGTAGGTTTGCAGGCCAACCAGATCTTGATGACAGATCTGGAACAAGCACTTAACCATCACGAGTTTAAGTTAGAAGATGATCTTTTACAAATGATGGATATTTTATCGATATAG
- the gap gene encoding type I glyceraldehyde-3-phosphate dehydrogenase, translated as MKIGINGFGRIGRLAFRAAIERPDIEVVGINDLVEPDYMAYMLKYDSTHGQFKGTIAVEGGHLVVNGKTIRVTAEKDPANLKWNEVGAEVVIESTGLFLTQETAQKHIDAGAKKVVMSAPAKDDTPTFVMGVNHKALKADQNIVSNASCTTNCLAPIAKVLDDKFGIEEGLMTTVHAVTATQKTVDGPSAKDWRGGRGAYQNIIPSSTGAAKAVGLVLPQLKGKLTGMSFRVPVADVSVVDLTVRLKNGASYETIKAAMKEASEGELKGILGYTEDEVVSEDFKGDVRTSIFDAKAGIGLNDNFVKVVSWYDNEWGYSNKLIDLVQEIGKL; from the coding sequence ATGAAAATAGGAATTAACGGTTTCGGCCGTATTGGCCGCCTGGCATTCAGGGCTGCAATTGAAAGACCAGACATTGAAGTTGTTGGTATTAATGACCTTGTTGAGCCAGATTACATGGCTTACATGTTAAAATACGATTCAACTCATGGTCAGTTCAAAGGCACTATTGCTGTAGAAGGTGGTCATTTGGTTGTTAACGGTAAAACCATCCGTGTTACTGCCGAGAAAGACCCTGCTAACCTTAAATGGAACGAAGTAGGTGCTGAAGTAGTAATCGAATCTACAGGCTTATTCTTAACCCAGGAAACTGCTCAGAAACACATCGACGCCGGTGCTAAAAAAGTAGTAATGAGCGCCCCTGCAAAAGATGATACCCCTACATTTGTAATGGGTGTTAACCACAAAGCGTTAAAAGCCGATCAAAACATCGTTTCAAACGCTTCATGTACTACCAACTGTTTAGCGCCTATCGCTAAAGTGTTAGATGATAAATTTGGTATTGAAGAAGGTTTGATGACTACAGTACACGCTGTAACCGCAACTCAAAAAACAGTTGACGGCCCATCTGCAAAAGATTGGAGAGGCGGTCGTGGTGCTTACCAAAACATCATCCCTTCATCAACCGGTGCTGCTAAAGCTGTAGGTTTAGTATTACCTCAATTAAAAGGTAAATTAACCGGCATGAGCTTCCGCGTACCAGTTGCCGACGTATCTGTAGTTGACTTAACTGTACGCCTGAAAAACGGTGCTTCATACGAAACTATCAAAGCTGCAATGAAAGAAGCTTCTGAAGGCGAATTGAAAGGCATCCTTGGCTACACCGAAGACGAAGTAGTATCTGAAGACTTTAAAGGCGATGTACGCACTTCAATTTTTGATGCCAAAGCCGGTATCGGTCTGAATGATAACTTTGTTAAAGTTGTATCATGGTACGATAACGAATGGGGTTACTCAAACAAACTGATCGACCTTGTTCAGGAAATTGGCAAATTATAA
- a CDS encoding SDR family NAD(P)-dependent oxidoreductase, producing MEKQTVLITGANKGIGLEAARQLATAGYYIYLGSRDQQRGEKAVAQLKAEGLNDVELLLIDVTNEASVQKAHDELAAKISHLDVLINNAGIPGSFPQVSYNTSDATMKEVFEVNLFGVIRTVRIFINLVKKSPNPRIVNVTSDLGSLTYQNDPGYEHYHFKSAAYGPSKTALNAYTVALAFDLKDQVKVNMVNPGYTNTEFNGNQGPKPVEDGAAPIVEYAMLGADGPTGKYVSDYGETPW from the coding sequence ATGGAAAAACAAACAGTATTAATAACCGGCGCCAATAAAGGAATTGGCCTGGAAGCCGCCCGCCAGCTTGCTACCGCGGGTTACTATATTTACCTGGGCAGTCGTGATCAGCAACGGGGCGAAAAGGCCGTTGCCCAGCTTAAAGCCGAAGGTTTAAACGATGTTGAACTATTGCTGATAGATGTTACCAACGAGGCATCGGTACAAAAAGCCCACGATGAATTGGCCGCTAAGATCAGTCACCTGGATGTGCTGATCAATAATGCCGGCATCCCCGGTTCGTTCCCACAGGTAAGTTACAACACCAGCGATGCCACCATGAAGGAGGTATTTGAAGTGAACCTCTTCGGCGTGATCCGCACGGTGCGCATTTTTATCAATCTGGTTAAAAAATCGCCAAACCCACGCATAGTTAATGTTACTTCTGATCTGGGTTCGCTCACTTATCAAAACGATCCTGGTTATGAACATTACCACTTCAAATCGGCAGCTTACGGCCCGTCGAAAACAGCGCTGAACGCTTACACCGTTGCCCTGGCTTTTGATTTGAAAGATCAGGTAAAGGTAAACATGGTAAACCCAGGCTACACCAATACCGAGTTTAACGGCAACCAGGGCCCTAAACCGGTTGAAGATGGTGCCGCGCCAATTGTTGAGTATGCTATGCTTGGTGCCGATGGGCCAACGGGTAAGTATGTGAGCGATTATGGCGAAACGCCCTGGTAA
- a CDS encoding helix-turn-helix domain-containing protein, translating into MLHTELSVKQIADELGFEDAAYFNRFFKRLTDTTPIAYRQQIREMYS; encoded by the coding sequence CTGTTGCACACCGAACTATCGGTAAAGCAAATTGCCGATGAGCTTGGTTTTGAGGATGCTGCCTACTTTAACCGCTTTTTTAAACGCCTTACCGATACCACGCCCATAGCCTACCGGCAGCAAATCCGTGAAATGTACAGTTAA
- a CDS encoding AraC family ligand binding domain-containing protein, translated as MPVLTAPEKPIIPTYTLAQNNGDSNAMIYVRNAGGECGEYKLDPAFLQPHRKDYYLFVLIKSGANRHWIDFMPYTVKADTFYFTVPQQVHLKEHAGPTNGLMVSFTDEFLQLEDNHMLRALPIIQNPAAAHEIQLKPEDVAFINDTMSKMLAEFNTDSTWRNQMLASWLRVLVIYMSRLYTEQYNETCITLNYCLLKSYQALIGEHYQTLHDVAAYAEKLNLTPGHFSEVIKQQSGKTAITHIHERLIV; from the coding sequence ATGCCCGTATTAACAGCACCCGAAAAACCGATAATCCCCACCTACACCCTTGCGCAAAACAATGGCGATAGCAATGCCATGATCTACGTGCGCAATGCAGGCGGCGAATGCGGCGAGTACAAGCTCGACCCTGCTTTTCTGCAACCTCACCGTAAAGATTATTACCTGTTTGTGCTGATAAAAAGCGGCGCTAACCGCCACTGGATTGATTTTATGCCCTACACCGTAAAGGCCGATACGTTCTATTTTACCGTACCCCAACAGGTGCACCTAAAAGAACATGCCGGCCCTACCAATGGCCTGATGGTTAGTTTTACCGACGAGTTTTTGCAGCTGGAAGATAACCACATGCTGCGCGCCCTGCCCATTATCCAAAACCCCGCCGCCGCGCACGAAATACAGCTTAAGCCCGAAGATGTAGCTTTTATTAACGATACCATGAGCAAAATGCTGGCCGAGTTTAATACCGATAGCACCTGGCGCAACCAAATGCTGGCCTCCTGGCTGCGGGTGCTGGTAATTTACATGAGCAGGCTATACACCGAGCAGTATAACGAAACCTGCATCACCCTAAATTATTGCCTGCTTAAAAGCTACCAGGCGCTTATAGGCGAGCATTACCAAACCCTGCATGATGTTGCCGCTTATGCCGAAAAGCTTAACCTCACGCCCGGTCACTTCAGTGAGGTGATAAAACAGCAAAGCGGCAAAACCGCCATCACCCACATTCACGAGCGGCTGATTGTTTAG
- a CDS encoding ABC transporter permease, with amino-acid sequence MLKNYLLVAFRNLSKNKAFSTINIVGLAIGMAACLLILQYVSFELSYDDFHANKTRVYRINQDRYNNGKLSTSWAGGAFAPGTAFKAVLPEIEDYVKMVGAGQTIANYKDQKMVLKDVYYVSTAFFKAFSFPLISGDPATALKEPNTAVLTEDVANKLFHGVNPVGQTLYINTDKPLKITGVMKNLPANTHMKFDFIQSYATLLKENPPNKDYNLDDAWLNDGCTTYLLLKPGVDPRRLEAKFIPIVKKAYDKFPGSGEGGIYTLMPVQNIHLYSNLMLEFQPNGDGKSVYVLLGIAIFVMIIAWINYINLATARGIGRAKEVGVRKTLGSAKAQLITQFMLEAMLLNGMAIALALLIIMACLPAFANISGVQIGFTLFAKPVFWLAVLGIFFLGSFFSGFYPAIVLSGFRPVEVMKGKILASPKGVMLRKGMVVFQFFASIFLLVFSLSVFRQLKYMQTQKLGVKIDQTLVIKAPLVKVDSFYRSMSSFKHECLAQSAVKSVTVSTSIPGEPVGWNAGGIKLVGSDQSTSKQYRVIGADYDYLDAYDIKLVAGRKFSKTFGDEVHSVVFNKKAVEQLGFSKPADALGKRIDFWGQVYTIVGVADNFHQQSLRDAYDAMIFRCIPDVRGQVSVKVSTTNIQQTIADLKRTWASFFPGDQFDYFFLDQHFNEQYKRDQRFGQVFGIFTGIAIFVACLGLFGLVSYTIVQRTKEIGIRKVLGASVNNILRLLYQDFALLILISFVIAVPVGWYFVHQWLQTYAFRMDINVLLFIVPFFVVMVVAFATVSFMSVKAALMNPVKSLKTE; translated from the coding sequence ATGCTTAAAAATTACCTGCTGGTTGCTTTTAGAAACTTATCTAAAAACAAAGCTTTCTCCACTATTAATATAGTGGGCCTGGCTATTGGCATGGCTGCATGCCTGCTCATATTGCAATACGTTAGTTTTGAATTGAGCTATGATGATTTTCATGCCAATAAAACCCGCGTTTACCGCATTAACCAGGATAGGTACAATAACGGCAAGCTAAGCACCAGCTGGGCAGGCGGAGCCTTTGCCCCCGGTACGGCTTTTAAAGCCGTACTGCCCGAAATTGAGGATTACGTAAAAATGGTAGGCGCAGGCCAAACCATTGCCAATTATAAAGATCAGAAAATGGTTTTAAAGGATGTATACTACGTAAGCACAGCCTTTTTTAAAGCCTTCTCCTTCCCCCTCATCAGCGGCGACCCGGCTACAGCGCTTAAAGAACCCAACACGGCCGTACTAACCGAAGATGTGGCTAACAAGCTTTTTCACGGTGTAAACCCGGTAGGGCAAACGCTGTACATCAATACCGATAAGCCCCTTAAAATAACCGGGGTAATGAAAAACCTGCCGGCCAATACCCACATGAAGTTCGATTTTATCCAATCGTACGCTACGCTGCTTAAAGAAAATCCGCCTAATAAAGACTATAACCTTGATGATGCCTGGCTTAATGATGGCTGTACAACTTACCTGCTGCTTAAACCGGGTGTTGACCCGCGCCGGCTCGAGGCTAAATTTATCCCCATCGTAAAAAAAGCTTATGATAAATTTCCGGGTAGTGGCGAAGGTGGTATTTATACGCTGATGCCCGTGCAGAATATCCACCTGTACTCAAACCTGATGCTGGAGTTTCAGCCTAATGGTGATGGCAAATCGGTATATGTACTTTTGGGAATAGCCATTTTTGTAATGATCATCGCATGGATCAATTATATAAACCTCGCTACTGCCCGCGGTATTGGCCGTGCTAAAGAGGTAGGCGTACGCAAAACATTAGGCTCGGCAAAGGCCCAGCTGATAACACAGTTTATGTTAGAGGCTATGCTGCTTAACGGTATGGCCATAGCTCTGGCTTTGCTTATTATTATGGCCTGCCTGCCGGCATTTGCCAATATATCAGGTGTGCAGATAGGCTTTACGCTGTTTGCTAAACCTGTTTTCTGGCTGGCGGTATTGGGCATCTTCTTTTTGGGGTCGTTCTTCAGCGGTTTTTACCCGGCTATCGTGTTATCCGGATTCAGACCGGTTGAGGTAATGAAGGGCAAGATCCTGGCATCGCCCAAGGGTGTAATGTTACGCAAAGGTATGGTGGTTTTTCAGTTTTTTGCTTCCATATTCCTCCTTGTTTTTTCGCTTTCGGTATTCAGGCAGCTTAAGTATATGCAAACGCAAAAGCTGGGCGTAAAAATTGACCAGACGCTGGTAATCAAAGCCCCGCTGGTAAAGGTAGATTCGTTTTACCGCAGCATGAGCTCGTTTAAGCACGAATGCCTGGCCCAATCGGCAGTAAAAAGCGTAACCGTATCAACCTCCATCCCCGGCGAACCGGTGGGCTGGAATGCAGGCGGCATTAAACTGGTAGGCTCGGATCAAAGCACCAGCAAGCAATACCGCGTTATAGGCGCCGATTATGATTACCTTGATGCCTATGATATTAAGCTGGTTGCCGGCAGGAAATTTTCAAAAACTTTTGGCGATGAAGTGCACAGCGTAGTATTCAACAAAAAAGCCGTTGAACAACTGGGCTTTAGCAAACCTGCCGATGCCCTGGGTAAACGCATTGATTTTTGGGGACAGGTATATACCATAGTTGGCGTGGCCGATAACTTCCATCAGCAATCGCTAAGGGATGCTTACGATGCCATGATCTTCCGCTGCATACCCGATGTGCGGGGCCAGGTATCAGTAAAAGTAAGCACCACCAACATCCAGCAAACCATTGCCGATCTGAAACGCACCTGGGCCAGCTTCTTCCCCGGCGACCAGTTTGACTATTTCTTTTTAGATCAGCATTTTAACGAACAATATAAACGCGATCAGCGCTTTGGCCAGGTGTTTGGCATATTTACAGGCATAGCCATTTTTGTGGCCTGTTTAGGGTTATTTGGCCTGGTATCGTACACCATTGTGCAGCGCACCAAAGAGATTGGCATCCGCAAGGTGCTGGGCGCATCGGTAAACAATATTTTGAGGCTATTGTATCAGGATTTTGCATTGCTTATCCTCATTTCGTTTGTGATAGCAGTACCGGTAGGCTGGTACTTTGTTCACCAATGGCTGCAAACTTATGCTTTCAGGATGGATATTAACGTGCTGCTGTTCATCGTTCCGTTTTTTGTAGTGATGGTGGTGGCTTTTGCAACGGTATCATTCATGAGCGTAAAAGCCGCGCTGATGAACCCGGTGAAGAGTTTGAAAACGGAGTAG
- a CDS encoding DUF6348 family protein yields the protein MGLFNFFKRKQTERNQKNNAIQPISDNEFLVQILKARLIELGYEVELHPQYLALIINSELEIATAIVDNPGAHPYVMEVMFLTAHPVYFPKGVIENLAGIGESLGEKMEAAVDNYLTAIFPTVMDGFTDTHDPEFDFYKNEILWHPKLSDLEVQGQRENLPPGDHLFNLIKEKVKPLLTDNKFNWLKIYVSKSAEGTIIGECVFNNQLWPEGTEAVIADAELWEVKGDFMALKQFVMFRRCDKYDPLPLV from the coding sequence ATGGGCTTATTTAATTTTTTCAAGAGAAAACAAACCGAACGGAATCAAAAAAACAACGCAATTCAGCCTATTTCTGATAACGAATTTCTCGTTCAAATTTTAAAAGCCCGGCTAATTGAATTGGGCTACGAAGTTGAGTTGCATCCGCAATACCTCGCGCTGATAATCAATTCCGAATTAGAGATCGCTACAGCTATCGTCGATAATCCCGGCGCTCATCCTTACGTTATGGAGGTTATGTTTCTTACCGCTCATCCGGTATATTTTCCGAAAGGGGTAATTGAAAACCTGGCTGGGATTGGCGAAAGCCTTGGCGAAAAAATGGAAGCTGCTGTTGATAACTACCTTACCGCCATCTTTCCAACCGTAATGGATGGATTTACCGATACTCATGATCCGGAATTTGACTTTTACAAAAACGAAATTCTCTGGCACCCCAAACTGAGCGATTTGGAAGTTCAAGGACAACGGGAAAATTTGCCTCCGGGGGATCATCTCTTCAATCTTATAAAAGAAAAAGTTAAACCACTGCTTACCGACAACAAATTCAACTGGTTGAAAATTTACGTTTCAAAGAGTGCCGAAGGAACCATTATTGGCGAATGTGTTTTCAACAACCAACTATGGCCAGAGGGTACCGAAGCTGTTATAGCAGACGCCGAATTATGGGAAGTTAAGGGGGACTTTATGGCTTTGAAGCAATTTGTTATGTTTAGGCGATGCGATAAATACGATCCGCTACCGCTGGTTTAA
- a CDS encoding STM3941 family protein — protein MTAHPPIQIPLNKTKITKGLLGSVAFVAISAWILIKQPHIGNPMFDNVLVKYGVTSLGIVFFGFTAFFFLKKMGDKKPGLVIDDEGIFDNTGATSVGLIPWQDISGVGISSLMNQQFLIIGVKNPEQYIEAQTNLLRKKSFGFNYKNYGSPIAISANTINYNLGLLAAELNGRLNSDDGEV, from the coding sequence ATGACAGCCCATCCCCCTATCCAAATCCCATTAAACAAAACCAAAATAACCAAAGGCCTTTTAGGTTCGGTAGCTTTTGTTGCCATCAGCGCATGGATCCTGATCAAGCAGCCGCACATTGGCAACCCTATGTTTGATAATGTGCTGGTTAAATATGGCGTAACCAGTTTAGGTATTGTTTTCTTCGGTTTTACTGCTTTCTTTTTCCTTAAAAAAATGGGCGACAAAAAGCCTGGATTGGTTATTGATGATGAAGGCATTTTTGATAATACCGGCGCTACTTCGGTGGGTTTAATCCCCTGGCAGGATATCAGCGGAGTTGGTATCTCGAGTCTTATGAATCAGCAGTTCCTCATCATCGGTGTCAAAAACCCGGAACAATATATTGAAGCGCAAACCAATCTGCTCAGGAAAAAAAGTTTCGGCTTTAATTATAAAAACTACGGCTCGCCTATTGCTATCAGTGCCAACACCATAAACTATAACCTTGGCCTGCTTGCTGCCGAACTTAATGGAAGATTAAACAGCGACGACGGGGAGGTGTAG